A genomic segment from Chitinophagaceae bacterium encodes:
- a CDS encoding alpha/beta hydrolase — MKSIFTSLLLFFIITDALGQKNEAYKQEEIIYARHFGMALTTTMVKPARPNGYGIISVVSGSWVSEYRWVKNAIEDAKPLLDAGYTLFFTLHSSAPRFDIAVAADDVKHAIQYIRYNAKKYEILADKIGITGTSSGGHLALLAGTSDDIENTHASDPVEQVSAKVQAVAVFCPPTDFLNWGKPGYFPVNQKLLLKMMGVAGAFEFMRYDSLKRIYAPIEDTAIINKLAISLSPAQLVTADDAPTLIIQGDKDRLVPVQQSERMKEEMGKKQIPVSVQYKQGAEHTWQNMAEERKEFVKWFDHYLRGK, encoded by the coding sequence CTTTTATTTTTTATTATTACCGATGCATTGGGCCAAAAAAATGAGGCCTATAAACAGGAAGAAATAATTTATGCCCGGCATTTTGGAATGGCATTAACCACTACAATGGTTAAACCTGCAAGGCCAAATGGATACGGCATTATTAGTGTAGTTAGCGGCAGTTGGGTATCAGAATACCGTTGGGTAAAAAATGCCATTGAAGACGCTAAACCATTGCTGGATGCAGGTTATACCCTGTTTTTTACCCTGCACAGTTCAGCGCCAAGGTTTGATATAGCCGTTGCGGCAGATGATGTGAAACACGCTATTCAATATATTCGGTACAACGCAAAAAAATACGAAATTCTTGCCGATAAAATTGGCATTACCGGCACTTCTTCTGGTGGCCATTTGGCTTTATTAGCCGGCACTTCAGATGATATTGAAAATACCCATGCTAGCGATCCGGTGGAGCAGGTATCAGCAAAAGTGCAGGCTGTGGCCGTTTTTTGTCCGCCTACCGATTTTTTAAATTGGGGTAAGCCGGGATATTTTCCGGTAAACCAAAAATTGCTTCTTAAGATGATGGGCGTTGCAGGAGCTTTTGAATTTATGCGCTATGATTCTTTAAAAAGGATATATGCACCCATTGAAGACACAGCTATTATTAATAAGCTTGCTATAAGCCTTTCTCCTGCTCAATTAGTAACCGCCGATGATGCGCCCACATTAATCATTCAGGGCGATAAAGACAGGCTGGTTCCTGTACAACAGTCGGAAAGAATGAAAGAAGAAATGGGAAAAAAGCAAATACCTGTTTCTGTTCAATATAAGCAAGGCGCAGAACACACCTGGCAAAATATGGCAGAAGAAAGAAAAGAATTTGTAAAATGGTTTGACCATTATTTACGGGGTAAATAA
- the dnaE gene encoding DNA polymerase III subunit alpha has product MKFSHLHVHTQYSLLDGAASIKGLYQKAIADGMPALAISDHGNMFGVFEFVKEAYKHKNEDGTLKVKPIVGCEFYITHDRTRKSFSKEEKDPRHHQILLAKNETGYKNLIKLTSLGYIEGMYSKYPRIDKQLIHKHHEGLIATTCCLGAMVPQTILKNGEAEGENEFKWWLNIFQDDYYVELQRHGMTEQEKVNKVLLKFAQKYNVKVIASNDSHYVDQKDFNAHDILLCVNTGEKQSTPALRDFTDDDVNIRNKRFAFPNDQFYLKTTAEMSKVFEDLPAAIDNTNEIVDKIDLLNLNKNILLPFFEVPANFKSQDEYLANITWAGANNRYKILTPEIEQRIQFELGVIEKMGFAGYFLIVSDFIRAGREIGVFVGPGRGSAAGSVVAYCLGITNIDPLKYNLLFERFLNPERKSMPDIDTDFDDEGRQKVIDYVVQKYGKKQVAQIITYGTMAAKSSIADVARVMDLPLDTSRMLTKLVPEKPGITLKRVLHAPLSDNDKTSENEISLIEKEQLNSDDIESVKKLRLIYEEDEQLGKILKEAEVLEGSVRNTGIHAAGIIIAPQDLTELIPVTTSKDSDLWVTQIEGNSIEEAGIIKMDFLGLKTLSIVKTALALIHQNHGVNININDIPLNDEKTYALYQRGETNGTFQFESPGMQKYLRELKPDKFDDLIAMNALYRPGPMNYIPTFIARKHGKEIVAYDLPEMQEYLEETQGITIYQEQVMLLSQKLSGFSKGDADVLRKAMGKKQKATLDKMKVSFIEGATAKGHPIKQLEKIWTDWEAFAQYAFNKSHSTCYAFLAYQTAYLKAHYPNEYMAAVLNHAGSIEKITFYMEECRRMKIKVLGPDINESQSGFAVNNKGEIRFGFSGLKGVGEAAIENIIEERKKNGRYKDVFDLVKRANLRTVNKKSLESLIYGGAFDCFNEMHRAQYFHANTGDISNLEKMLKFGSVLQQQNSNSANTLFGDLELPPIVPPKLPNCSPWQLIEQLDYEKEVTGMYISGHPLDNYKFELTHYDILPIGQFNEVKNFINNNPLTRTLRVAGLVIDAQHRVSKTGKKFGVLHIEDFTGKTEFMLWSEDYVRYQKYLEKGLVIMIEGAFQKYYNSEQYRFQLAKIHLLDTIKVTTTKQVLVYMDPRLINEEFISFMEKNFSSHPGPSSMIFIIKDPETGLNVNLHTLERGFTMNDELVQFFSQNNYLDINVILN; this is encoded by the coding sequence ATGAAATTTTCGCACTTACACGTTCATACACAATATTCCCTGCTCGATGGTGCAGCTTCTATTAAAGGCCTTTACCAAAAGGCCATTGCCGATGGAATGCCTGCACTTGCCATAAGCGACCATGGCAATATGTTTGGTGTATTTGAATTTGTAAAAGAAGCGTATAAACATAAAAATGAAGACGGTACCTTAAAAGTAAAACCCATTGTAGGTTGTGAATTTTATATTACCCACGACCGCACCCGGAAATCTTTTAGCAAAGAAGAAAAAGATCCCCGCCACCATCAAATATTACTGGCAAAAAATGAAACCGGGTATAAGAATTTAATAAAGCTCACTTCACTCGGCTATATTGAAGGGATGTACAGCAAATATCCACGAATTGACAAGCAATTGATCCATAAACATCATGAAGGCCTTATTGCCACCACCTGCTGCCTTGGCGCTATGGTACCTCAAACTATTTTAAAAAATGGTGAAGCAGAAGGTGAAAATGAATTTAAATGGTGGCTAAATATTTTCCAGGATGACTATTATGTGGAACTGCAGCGCCATGGTATGACCGAACAGGAAAAGGTAAATAAAGTATTATTGAAATTTGCCCAAAAATATAATGTAAAAGTTATTGCCAGTAACGACAGCCACTATGTAGATCAAAAAGATTTTAATGCTCACGATATTTTGCTTTGTGTAAATACCGGTGAAAAACAAAGTACGCCTGCATTAAGGGATTTCACCGATGATGATGTAAACATCCGAAACAAACGTTTTGCTTTTCCCAACGACCAGTTTTATTTAAAAACCACGGCAGAAATGAGCAAGGTTTTTGAAGATCTCCCTGCTGCTATTGACAATACCAACGAAATTGTAGATAAAATTGACCTGCTCAACCTGAATAAAAATATACTGCTGCCTTTTTTTGAAGTGCCTGCCAACTTTAAATCGCAGGATGAATATTTGGCTAATATAACCTGGGCTGGCGCCAATAACCGCTATAAAATCCTTACACCCGAAATTGAACAACGCATACAGTTTGAACTAGGCGTAATAGAAAAAATGGGCTTTGCCGGTTACTTTCTTATCGTAAGTGATTTTATTCGTGCCGGCAGGGAAATAGGCGTATTTGTTGGCCCAGGCCGTGGCTCTGCAGCAGGTTCAGTAGTAGCTTATTGTTTAGGCATCACTAATATAGATCCTTTGAAATACAATTTGCTCTTTGAACGTTTTCTAAACCCCGAACGGAAAAGCATGCCCGATATAGATACCGACTTTGACGATGAAGGCAGGCAAAAAGTAATTGATTATGTAGTGCAGAAATACGGCAAAAAACAGGTAGCGCAAATTATTACTTACGGTACCATGGCAGCTAAAAGCAGTATTGCCGACGTTGCAAGGGTTATGGACCTGCCCCTGGATACAAGCCGTATGCTCACAAAGCTTGTGCCTGAAAAACCAGGTATTACTTTAAAAAGGGTGTTACATGCGCCGTTATCCGACAATGATAAAACCAGCGAAAATGAAATTTCACTTATCGAAAAGGAACAATTGAACAGCGACGATATTGAATCTGTAAAAAAATTAAGGCTTATTTATGAAGAAGATGAGCAACTCGGCAAAATATTAAAAGAAGCTGAAGTGCTGGAAGGTTCGGTAAGAAATACCGGCATACATGCTGCAGGTATTATCATTGCGCCGCAAGACCTCACCGAATTGATTCCCGTTACTACATCTAAAGATTCAGATTTGTGGGTAACCCAAATTGAAGGCAACAGCATTGAAGAAGCGGGTATCATTAAAATGGACTTCCTGGGTTTAAAAACATTGAGCATTGTAAAAACTGCGCTTGCTTTAATTCATCAAAACCATGGAGTGAACATCAACATCAATGACATTCCATTGAATGATGAAAAAACCTATGCTCTTTATCAACGGGGTGAAACCAATGGCACTTTTCAGTTTGAGAGCCCGGGAATGCAAAAATATTTACGGGAACTTAAGCCCGATAAATTTGACGACCTTATTGCTATGAACGCCCTTTACCGGCCGGGGCCCATGAATTATATCCCCACATTTATTGCCCGAAAACACGGCAAAGAAATTGTAGCTTACGACCTGCCCGAAATGCAGGAATACCTTGAAGAAACCCAGGGCATCACTATTTACCAGGAGCAGGTTATGTTGCTTTCTCAAAAGTTGTCGGGTTTTAGTAAAGGCGATGCCGATGTGTTGCGTAAAGCAATGGGTAAAAAGCAAAAAGCTACATTAGATAAAATGAAAGTAAGCTTTATAGAAGGCGCAACTGCCAAAGGGCATCCCATTAAACAATTAGAAAAAATATGGACCGATTGGGAAGCCTTTGCCCAATATGCATTTAATAAATCGCACTCCACCTGTTATGCATTTTTAGCCTATCAAACGGCATATTTAAAAGCCCATTACCCCAATGAATATATGGCTGCTGTGTTGAACCATGCAGGAAGCATCGAAAAAATTACATTTTACATGGAAGAGTGCAGGCGCATGAAAATAAAAGTGCTTGGCCCCGATATCAATGAATCTCAAAGCGGATTTGCTGTGAACAACAAAGGAGAAATACGTTTTGGGTTTAGCGGGCTAAAAGGAGTGGGCGAAGCTGCTATAGAAAATATTATTGAAGAAAGAAAAAAAAATGGCAGGTACAAAGACGTTTTTGACCTGGTAAAAAGGGCCAACTTACGTACCGTTAATAAAAAATCTTTGGAAAGCCTTATTTATGGCGGCGCCTTTGATTGTTTTAACGAAATGCACAGGGCGCAATACTTTCATGCCAATACTGGCGATATTTCCAACCTGGAAAAAATGCTCAAGTTTGGCTCTGTTTTGCAACAACAAAATTCTAATTCGGCCAATACATTATTTGGCGATTTGGAACTTCCGCCCATTGTACCTCCAAAATTACCCAACTGCAGCCCATGGCAGCTTATTGAACAACTGGATTATGAAAAAGAAGTAACCGGAATGTATATTAGCGGCCATCCTTTGGACAATTATAAATTTGAACTCACCCATTACGACATATTACCCATTGGCCAGTTTAACGAAGTAAAAAATTTTATCAATAATAATCCACTTACAAGAACGCTAAGGGTGGCCGGGCTAGTAATTGATGCACAACACAGGGTTTCAAAAACAGGTAAAAAATTCGGAGTTTTGCATATTGAAGATTTTACCGGCAAGACCGAATTTATGCTCTGGAGCGAAGATTATGTACGCTACCAAAAATACCTGGAAAAAGGTTTGGTAATAATGATTGAAGGCGCATTTCAAAAATATTATAATTCAGAGCAATACAGGTTTCAATTAGCCAAAATACATTTGCTGGATACTATAAAAGTTACCACTACAAAGCAGGTTCTTGTGTATATGGATCCCAGGCTTATAAATGAGGAATTTATTAGTTTTATGGAGAAAAATTTCAGCTCACATCCCGGTCCATCTTCTATGATTTTTATTATTAAAGACCCCGAAACTGGCCTAAATGTAAATTTACATACCTTGGAAAGAGGATTTACCATGAACGATGAATTAGTACAGTTTTTTTCTCAAAACAACTATTTAGATATAAATGTTATACTCAACTAA
- the trxA gene encoding thioredoxin: MALELTDTNFQQEVINSDKLSVVDFWAEWCGPCRAIGPVIEELSKEYDGKVKVGKVNVDNNPQVSLNYGITSIPAILFIKNGEVVDKLIGAQPKSNFVKKIEAHK; the protein is encoded by the coding sequence ATGGCATTAGAATTAACCGATACCAATTTTCAGCAGGAAGTAATCAATTCCGATAAACTTTCTGTAGTGGATTTTTGGGCAGAATGGTGCGGCCCTTGCCGGGCAATTGGCCCCGTAATTGAAGAACTTTCCAAAGAGTATGATGGTAAGGTAAAGGTTGGTAAAGTAAACGTGGACAATAACCCACAGGTTTCCCTAAATTATGGTATCACCTCTATTCCGGCCATTTTATTTATAAAAAATGGTGAAGTAGTAGATAAACTTATTGGGGCACAACCCAAGTCAAATTTTGTAAAAAAAATTGAAGCACATAAATAA
- the fabD gene encoding ACP S-malonyltransferase has product MKHAYVFPGQGAQFSGMGKTIYDSNEAARILLEEANDILGFRITNTMFTGSDEELKKTNITQPAVFIHSVAVYKSLANAQPNMVAGHSLGEFSALVANKTLAFADALKLVSIRAAAMQKACELTASTMAAVLNLPDENVEEICKSVSQKLKEVVVAANYNCPGQLVISGTVNAVTQACEKMKEAGAKRALLLPVGGAFHSPLMLPAKEELAAAIDSTVFNVPVCPVYQNVVANAVTDAAAIKQNLINQLTGPVRWTQSVEAMINDGATRFTECGPGKVLQGLVLKINKEMQVESIS; this is encoded by the coding sequence ATGAAACATGCTTATGTTTTCCCCGGTCAGGGCGCCCAGTTTAGCGGAATGGGAAAAACCATTTACGATAGCAATGAAGCTGCACGGATATTGCTAGAAGAAGCCAATGATATTTTGGGTTTTCGCATTACCAATACCATGTTTACCGGCAGCGATGAAGAGTTAAAAAAAACCAATATTACCCAACCTGCAGTTTTTATTCATTCTGTTGCCGTGTATAAAAGTTTAGCCAATGCACAACCCAATATGGTTGCCGGGCATTCGCTTGGAGAATTTTCTGCCCTTGTTGCCAACAAAACCCTGGCTTTTGCAGATGCCTTAAAGCTGGTAAGCATTCGTGCTGCTGCCATGCAAAAAGCATGTGAGCTTACTGCATCTACCATGGCTGCCGTTCTTAACCTGCCCGATGAAAATGTTGAAGAAATTTGTAAATCTGTTTCACAGAAATTAAAGGAAGTGGTAGTAGCAGCAAACTATAATTGCCCAGGGCAGTTGGTTATAAGCGGCACAGTAAATGCTGTAACACAGGCCTGTGAAAAAATGAAAGAAGCAGGTGCTAAGCGTGCCTTATTGTTACCTGTTGGCGGTGCATTTCACTCTCCACTTATGCTGCCTGCCAAAGAAGAACTTGCAGCAGCAATAGATTCCACAGTTTTTAATGTACCTGTTTGTCCGGTTTATCAAAATGTAGTAGCCAATGCAGTAACCGATGCGGCAGCTATAAAGCAAAACTTAATCAATCAACTTACCGGGCCGGTACGATGGACTCAAAGTGTGGAAGCCATGATAAACGACGGTGCCACAAGGTTTACAGAATGTGGACCTGGAAAAGTATTGCAGGGCCTTGTGCTTAAAATAAACAAAGAAATGCAGGTGGAAAGTATCAGTTGA
- a CDS encoding DUF2130 domain-containing protein — MQQEIKCPNCGNLFEPTDAIREEVEKELRIKMQDWQKKKKEEFDALVINEKEQARVSAEENIRKTLSADYENQLKLLQQANADNEGRLKTARQKELEYLKKEQELKNKEQELEIELQKKLQQERQNISEQIRRQEAEKNIIKDNEQHLKIKELEKQLEDQKKLAEEMKRKAEQGSMQLQGEVQEQALEELLRTSFPFDVIEEVGKGVKGADCIQTVRNNLGNTCGKIIYESKRTENFSNDWIDKLKADMLGQNADVAILVTRTLPKDMLQFGEKSGVYLCNFSEVKSLALILRNAILKISESRKSQENKGEKMIALYNYLTSPEFTGNWNAMREGFGQLKGMLQKEREDFEKNWKRKEKQIELIIQNSLHISGSIEGISGNDAINLQLEEGKSNSGME, encoded by the coding sequence ATGCAACAGGAAATTAAGTGCCCCAATTGCGGCAATTTATTTGAGCCAACAGATGCCATTAGGGAAGAGGTGGAAAAAGAATTACGCATAAAAATGCAGGATTGGCAAAAAAAGAAAAAAGAAGAATTTGATGCACTGGTCATAAATGAAAAAGAGCAAGCCCGTGTGTCGGCCGAGGAAAATATCCGTAAAACTCTAAGTGCAGACTATGAAAACCAGCTCAAACTTTTGCAACAAGCCAATGCCGATAATGAGGGAAGGCTGAAAACTGCCCGGCAAAAAGAACTGGAGTATTTAAAAAAAGAACAGGAGTTAAAAAACAAAGAGCAGGAACTGGAAATTGAATTACAAAAAAAATTACAACAGGAGCGCCAAAATATAAGCGAGCAAATACGCAGGCAGGAAGCAGAAAAAAATATAATTAAAGATAATGAGCAGCATTTAAAAATAAAAGAGTTGGAAAAACAACTGGAAGACCAAAAAAAACTTGCCGAAGAAATGAAGCGCAAGGCCGAACAGGGTTCTATGCAATTGCAGGGCGAAGTGCAGGAACAGGCATTGGAAGAGCTGCTCCGTACTTCGTTTCCGTTTGACGTAATTGAAGAAGTGGGAAAAGGCGTAAAAGGAGCAGATTGCATACAGACTGTTCGCAACAACCTTGGCAATACCTGTGGCAAAATTATTTACGAAAGTAAAAGAACAGAAAACTTTAGCAACGATTGGATTGACAAACTTAAAGCCGATATGCTTGGCCAAAATGCCGATGTAGCCATATTGGTAACCCGTACACTCCCAAAAGACATGCTGCAATTTGGCGAAAAAAGCGGGGTTTACCTGTGTAATTTCAGCGAAGTAAAAAGCCTTGCCCTTATTTTAAGAAATGCCATACTTAAAATAAGCGAAAGCCGAAAAAGCCAGGAAAATAAAGGGGAGAAAATGATTGCCTTATACAATTACCTCACCAGCCCGGAGTTTACCGGCAACTGGAATGCTATGAGAGAAGGTTTTGGCCAGTTGAAAGGTATGCTACAAAAAGAAAGGGAAGATTTTGAAAAAAACTGGAAACGGAAAGAAAAGCAAATAGAGCTGATCATTCAAAACTCATTGCATATTTCGGGCAGTATAGAAGGCATTTCCGGCAATGATGCCATTAACTTACAACTGGAAGAGGGTAAAAGTAATTCCGGTATGGAATAA
- the aroQ gene encoding type II 3-dehydroquinate dehydratase has translation MKIAIINGPNLNLLGKREPEIYGNEAIENLLNQLEKQFPRITFHYFQTNVEGELVNELQRVGFSFDGIVLNPAAYTHTSVAIADAVAAISTPVIEVHISNIYSREDFRKISFVSPNAIGVISGLGLKGYELAVEYLVTKLSK, from the coding sequence ATGAAAATTGCCATTATTAACGGCCCCAACCTTAACCTGCTGGGAAAAAGGGAACCCGAAATTTACGGAAACGAAGCAATTGAAAATTTATTAAACCAGTTGGAAAAACAATTTCCCCGGATAACATTTCATTATTTTCAAACGAATGTAGAGGGCGAACTGGTAAACGAATTACAGCGGGTTGGGTTTAGTTTTGATGGCATTGTATTAAACCCCGCCGCCTACACCCATACCTCGGTAGCTATTGCCGATGCCGTAGCAGCCATAAGTACTCCGGTAATAGAAGTACATATTTCTAATATTTACAGTCGGGAAGATTTTCGTAAAATTTCTTTTGTATCACCCAATGCTATTGGAGTTATTAGTGGGCTGGGTTTAAAAGGCTATGAGTTAGCCGTGGAATATTTGGTAACAAAACTTAGCAAATAA
- the carA gene encoding glutamine-hydrolyzing carbamoyl-phosphate synthase small subunit: MAAKSAILLLADGTSIQGTAFGKTGTTTGELCFNTGMTGYQEVFTDPSYYGQVLIMNSVHQGNYGVLPADVESNGVKVKGVIGRNLEEKFSRLMSQKSLQQYFEDENVVAIENVDTRALVAYVRTKGAMNCIISSEETDVKILQQQLAAVPSMNGLELASVVSTAEPYTIGDVQSPLRIAVLDLGIKKNILNCLVERGAFVKVFNAKTGFETLQEFNPSGYFISNGPGDPAPMDYAIKTVKQILGANKPMFGICLGHQLLALANDIPTFKMHHGHRGLNHPVKNLITGKSEITTQNHGFGVQPEAVMANNNIEITHVNLNDNSIEGIRIKNKKAFSVQYHPEATPGPHDSRYLFDEFIDMMKN; this comes from the coding sequence ATGGCAGCAAAATCAGCAATACTTCTTTTAGCAGACGGTACAAGCATACAGGGAACAGCATTTGGCAAAACGGGCACTACAACAGGCGAACTTTGCTTTAATACCGGTATGACGGGTTACCAGGAGGTTTTTACCGATCCCAGCTATTACGGTCAGGTACTAATTATGAACAGTGTGCACCAGGGAAACTATGGTGTATTACCTGCAGATGTGGAAAGCAATGGCGTAAAAGTAAAAGGCGTAATTGGCCGCAACCTGGAAGAAAAATTTAGCCGTTTAATGTCGCAAAAATCGTTGCAGCAATATTTTGAAGATGAAAATGTGGTAGCAATAGAAAATGTGGATACCCGTGCATTGGTAGCATATGTGAGAACAAAGGGCGCCATGAATTGCATTATTTCATCCGAGGAAACAGATGTAAAAATATTACAGCAGCAATTGGCCGCTGTTCCTTCTATGAATGGCCTTGAGCTTGCATCTGTAGTAAGCACTGCTGAGCCTTATACAATTGGTGATGTTCAAAGTCCTCTTCGGATTGCCGTATTGGATTTAGGCATCAAAAAAAATATTTTGAATTGCCTGGTAGAAAGGGGTGCTTTTGTAAAAGTTTTTAATGCCAAAACCGGTTTTGAAACCCTGCAGGAGTTCAACCCCAGCGGATATTTTATCAGCAACGGCCCCGGCGACCCTGCTCCAATGGATTATGCAATTAAAACCGTAAAACAAATTTTGGGAGCAAATAAACCCATGTTTGGTATTTGCCTTGGCCACCAGCTTTTGGCTTTGGCCAACGATATCCCAACTTTTAAAATGCACCATGGCCACAGGGGATTAAACCACCCGGTTAAAAACCTGATTACTGGCAAAAGTGAAATTACAACGCAAAACCATGGTTTTGGTGTGCAGCCTGAAGCAGTAATGGCAAACAATAATATTGAGATAACCCATGTAAACCTTAATGACAACAGTATTGAAGGTATTAGGATAAAAAATAAAAAAGCTTTTTCGGTACAATATCACCCCGAAGCAACACCAGGCCCACACGATAGCCGTTATTTGTTTGATGAGTTTATAGATATGATGAAAAATTAA
- the rplQ gene encoding 50S ribosomal protein L17 has translation MRHRNKQNKLSRTASHRSALLSNLGAQLITHKRITTTLAKAKALRTYIEPLITKTKANESKEAIMHNHRIVFSYLNDKAAVKELFTVVAPKVSGRPGGYTRIIKLGARTGDNAEVAMIELVDFNEIYGKGISAEVATAKKTRRSSSRKKATEEATEVQPQAEAAAEVKEPKKKVKKSGDSEA, from the coding sequence ATGCGTCACAGAAACAAGCAAAACAAACTAAGCAGAACGGCATCGCACCGTAGCGCCTTATTATCTAATTTAGGTGCACAGTTAATTACGCACAAGCGTATTACCACCACTTTGGCAAAGGCTAAAGCTTTACGCACTTATATTGAGCCGCTAATCACCAAAACCAAGGCCAACGAAAGCAAGGAAGCAATCATGCATAATCATAGGATAGTGTTTAGCTACCTGAATGATAAAGCAGCCGTAAAAGAATTATTTACTGTAGTTGCTCCAAAAGTTTCCGGAAGGCCAGGCGGTTATACCCGTATTATTAAATTAGGCGCCCGTACAGGGGATAATGCAGAAGTTGCAATGATAGAACTGGTAGATTTCAATGAAATCTATGGCAAAGGTATAAGTGCAGAAGTTGCAACGGCCAAAAAAACACGCCGCAGCAGCAGCAGGAAAAAAGCAACCGAAGAAGCAACCGAAGTACAGCCCCAAGCAGAAGCTGCAGCAGAAGTAAAAGAGCCAAAGAAAAAGGTAAAAAAATCCGGCGATAGCGAAGCATAA
- a CDS encoding DNA-directed RNA polymerase subunit alpha produces MGILNFVKPDKIVLQKATDFEAQFEFRPLEPGYGVTIGNALRRVLLNSLEGYAIVGINLTGADHEFATIKGVTEDVTEMILNLKQVRFKPKVDHDVSSEKITLNLKNKTEFTAGMIAEVSPAFQVMNPELLICTLDNSAKLDIEITIGKGRGYVPAEEHKEKNSHFGYIPVDAIFTPIKNVKYVIENTRVEQRTDFEKLVMEVITDGTIHPEDAVKQASRILIQHLMIITDENITFDTKEDKKEDMVDEQTLQLRKMLKTPLEDLDLSVRAFNCLKAAKINSLSELVQYEQEDLMKFRNFGQKSLSEIEQVLQERGLGFGMDLSKLKLDDE; encoded by the coding sequence ATGGGTATATTAAATTTCGTAAAACCAGATAAGATCGTTCTTCAAAAAGCAACCGATTTTGAAGCTCAATTTGAATTTCGCCCACTGGAACCCGGCTATGGCGTTACCATTGGTAATGCGTTACGCAGGGTATTGCTCAACTCACTGGAAGGTTATGCAATTGTTGGCATTAACTTAACTGGTGCTGACCACGAATTTGCAACGATTAAAGGAGTAACAGAAGACGTTACTGAAATGATATTGAACTTAAAGCAGGTACGCTTTAAGCCTAAAGTTGACCATGATGTAAGCTCAGAAAAAATTACCCTAAACCTGAAAAACAAAACAGAATTTACTGCCGGCATGATTGCCGAAGTTTCTCCTGCTTTCCAGGTTATGAACCCCGAATTACTGATATGCACTTTGGATAACAGCGCAAAATTAGATATTGAAATAACTATTGGTAAAGGCCGTGGCTATGTACCTGCAGAAGAACACAAAGAAAAGAACAGCCACTTTGGTTATATACCAGTGGATGCTATTTTTACCCCTATTAAAAATGTAAAGTACGTAATTGAAAATACCCGTGTGGAACAACGTACCGATTTTGAAAAATTGGTGATGGAAGTTATTACCGATGGCACAATTCATCCGGAAGATGCTGTAAAGCAGGCAAGCCGTATTTTGATTCAGCACCTGATGATTATTACCGACGAAAACATTACGTTCGATACCAAGGAAGATAAAAAAGAAGACATGGTAGATGAACAAACCTTGCAATTACGCAAAATGTTGAAAACACCACTGGAAGACCTCGATTTGTCGGTGCGTGCATTCAACTGCTTAAAAGCCGCTAAAATCAATTCGCTAAGTGAACTGGTTCAATACGAACAGGAAGACCTGATGAAGTTCCGCAATTTTGGTCAAAAATCATTAAGCGAAATTGAACAGGTACTCCAGGAAAGGGGCTTAGGTTTTGGAATGGACTTAAGCAAATTGAAACTGGATGATGAATAA
- the rpsD gene encoding 30S ribosomal protein S4 yields MARYTGPKTKISRIFGEPITGNGKWLSKNSNPPGQHGANRKRKTLGEYALQLKEKQKAKYTYGVLEKQFRKTFEEANRQKGVTGENLIKLLEARLDNTIYRMGIAVSRQAARQLVSHKHITVNGDVLNIPSYTCKPGDIICLKNKSAANTAITSNVRGKNPKFNWIDWNETELKGTFIAYPERESVPENIREQLIVELYSK; encoded by the coding sequence ATGGCACGTTACACTGGTCCAAAAACCAAGATCTCCCGTATTTTCGGGGAACCCATTACCGGAAATGGTAAATGGTTATCAAAAAACAGCAATCCCCCAGGTCAGCACGGTGCAAACCGCAAACGTAAAACCTTGGGAGAATATGCCCTTCAGCTTAAAGAAAAGCAAAAAGCCAAATACACTTACGGTGTTTTGGAAAAACAATTCCGCAAAACTTTTGAAGAAGCCAACCGTCAAAAAGGTGTTACCGGCGAAAACCTCATTAAACTCCTGGAAGCAAGGCTGGACAATACTATTTACAGGATGGGTATTGCCGTTAGCCGCCAGGCCGCACGCCAGTTGGTAAGCCACAAGCATATTACCGTAAACGGTGATGTGCTCAATATCCCTTCTTACACCTGCAAGCCCGGTGATATTATTTGCCTTAAAAATAAAAGCGCAGCCAACACTGCTATTACCAGCAACGTTCGTGGCAAAAATCCAAAATTTAACTGGATTGACTGGAATGAAACCGAACTAAAAGGCACATTCATCGCTTATCCCGAAAGAGAAAGCGTTCCAGAAAATATAAGGGAACAATTGATTGTGGAATTGTACAGTAAATAA